The following are encoded together in the Rana temporaria chromosome 12, aRanTem1.1, whole genome shotgun sequence genome:
- the LOC120918372 gene encoding olfactory receptor 1468-like, translating to MVFFTIYIATLFGNLLIIVLVSASHHLHTPMYIFLIHLSICDIVFTTNIAPEMLCHILNEVGKVSMAGCISQFYLYGSSTVAESFILTAMSYDRYLAICNPLHYTSTMGHGVCLKFVGASWLVGLLVTLNTSLMLFTSDFCGPNIIDHFICELDPLLKLSCSNTSMLEILIFIMSIPIIVIPFVFIIVTYVWIFLTVLKIPSSTGRRKTFSTCSSHLTSVSIYYGTLTAIYVVPNRGHALSKALYVLYSVVTPLFNPVIYSLRNQDMRKAFEMLLKKRK from the coding sequence ATGGTCTTTTTTACTATTTACATTGCAACATTGTTTGGAAACCTCCTCATCATCGTCTTAGTATCGGCAAGTCATCACCTCCATACTCCAATGTACATCTTTCTCATTCATCTTTCTATATGTGACATTGTGTTTACCACAAACATCGCTCCTGAAATGCTATGTCATATACTGAATGAAGTTGGTAAGGTGTCTATGGCCGGCTGCATATCACAATTCTATCTGTATGGGTCTTCTACAGTTGCAGAGAGCTTCATTCTGACTGCCATGTCCTATGATCGTTATCTAGCCATCTGTAATCCTTTACATTATACTTCAACTATGGGACATGGGGTTTGCTTGAAGTTTGTAGGTGCCTCTTGGTTGGTAGGACTCTTAGTTACTCTCAATACTTCTCTAATGCTGTTTACTAGTGATTTTTGTGGGCCAAACATCATTGACCACTTCATTTGTGAACTGGATCCTCTTTTAAAACTGTCATGTTCCAATACTTCCATGTTGGAAATCTTAATCTTCATAATGTCCATCCCTATAATAGTTATTCCATTTGTGTTCATTATAGTGACTTATGTTTGGATCTTTTTAACTGTTCTGAAGATTCCATCTAGTACTGGGAGGCGAAAGACCTTCTCTACCTGCAGCTCACATCTGACATCAGTGAGCATCTACTATGGAACCCTGACTGCAATCTATGTTGTTCCAAATAGAGGCCATGCACTCTCAAAGGCTTTGTATGTCTTGTATTCAGTGGTGACTCCATTATTCAATCCAGTTATCTATAGTCTGAGAAATCAGGATATGAGAAAGGCATTTGAGATGCTGTTAAAGAAGAGAAAATAA
- the LOC120919528 gene encoding olfactory receptor 11A1-like encodes MQKNQSSVLFFQLLGFQNAQSLRIPLFCIFLIIYIVILSGNFLIMMLVLLSEKLRSPMYFFLSHLSLCEVFCTTNIIPNMLHILLIEVVSIPVVECFLQFYLFGCSTCTESFLLTVMSYDRYLAICYPLHYLSIMGVQLRLHLVAWSWLLGFCVTLIPGILVSTLEYCGPNTIDHFFCDLAPFLKLSCSDVYFVETEIIVCSIPIILFPFLFIMMTYVNIFLTILKIPSKAGRQKAFSTCSSHLIVVCTYYGTLIIVYMVPTKGHFTGINKALSLLYIVVTPFFNPIIYSLRNKELQVVMQKMVCHK; translated from the coding sequence ATGCAGAAGAATCAATCTTCTGTATTGTTCTTCCAGCTTCTTGGGTTTCAGAATGCCCAAAGTCTTCGAATTCCACTCTTCTGCATCTTTCTCATAATTTACATTGTTATCTTATCTGGGAATTTTCTCATCATGATGCTTGTATTATTGAGTGAAAAACTCCGGTCACCTATGTATTTCTTCTTGAGTCACCTCTCACTATGTGAGGTATTCTGCACCACCAATATCATCCCAAACATGTTACATATTTTATTGATAGAAGTTGTTTCCATACCAGTGGTGGAATGTTTTCTCCAATTCTACCTCTTTGGTTGCTCAACGTGTACAGAATCTTTCTTACTTACAGTGATGTCCTATGATCGATATTTGGCCATATGTTATCCTCTACATTACCTTTCAATCATGGGCGTCCAGCTCCGTCTCCATTTGGTTGCCTGGTCTTGGTTGTTAGGTTTTTGCGTAACTCTAATACCGGGAATTTTGGTGAGCACACTAGAGTACTGTGGTCCTAACACAATTGATCATTTCTTCTGTGACTTGGCCCCTTTCCTTAAGCTTTCGTGTTCTGATGTTTATTTCGTAGAAACAGAAATAATTGTGTGTTCAATACCCATCATTCTCTttccatttttattcattatgatgACCTACGTCAATATTTTCCTGACGATACTGAAAATTCCCTCTAAGGCGGGTAGACAGAAGGCCTTCTCTACATGCAGCTCTCACTTAATTGTAGTGTGCACGTATTATGGGACTCTCATTATAGTCTATATGGTTCCTACCAAAGGACATTTCACCGGCATCAACAAAGCCCTGTCTTTGCTGTATATTGTTGTCACACCCTTTTTCAATCCCATCATATACAGTTTAAGGAATAAAGAATTACAGGTTGTAATGCAAAAAATGGTTTGTCATAagtaa
- the LOC120918373 gene encoding olfactory receptor 11H4-like, protein MSGKNHSIVSEFILLGFGNLNGFNVVFFIVFLIIFLFTITGNLLIIVLVSITPALQSPMYYLLSHLSFSDLLISTNILPNMLDSLLFGEEKITLFGCITQFYFFSATTITECLLLAVMSYDRYLAICNPLRYHSIMDMMFCVNLSAWPWLLGFTLNLSAVLPVSDFDFCADNIIDHFYCDLFPLQKLSCSDTSLVELDVFAFSMPIFIFPCGFIMVTYIYIFHTIFSMLSTTGKQKAFSTCSSHLLVVGTFYGTLIAKYMIPSKGHSLLINKFVSLLHTVFTPLFNPIIYSLRNQDIRTALRKPF, encoded by the coding sequence ATGTCTGGAAAGAACCATTCAATAGTCTCAGAATTCATTCTTCTAGGATTTGGAAACCTTAATGGATTTAATGTTGTATTCTTTATAGTCTTCCTAATCATCTTTCTATTCACTATCACAGGAAATCTTCTGATCATTGTATTAGTATCCATCACCCCAGCCCTTCAGTCCCCTATGTATTATCTCCTAAGTCATCTGTCGTTTTCAGATCTTTTAATTTCAACCAACATTCTTCCAAACATGCTTGACAGTCTTCTTTTTGGagaagaaaaaattactttatttgGCTGCAtcacacaattttattttttcagcgcTACAACTATTACAGAATGTCTCCTCCTCGCAGTCATGTCCTATGATCGGTACTTGGCCATCTGTAACCCTTTGAGATATCACAGTATCATGGACATGATGTTTTGTGTCAATCTCTCAGCTTGGCCATGGCTGTTGGGTTTTACCTTGAATCTTTCAGCTGTTCTGCCTGTATCAGATTTTGACTTTTGTGCTGATAATATCATTGACCATTTCTACTGTGACCTTTTCCCTCTTCAGAAGCTCTCGTGTTCGGACACCTCTTTGGTTGAACTTGACGTTTTTGCCTTTTCCATGCCCATATTTATCTTTCCATGTGGTTTTATCATGGTGACGTACATCTACATCTTCCATACTATCTTCAGCATGCTGTCCACAACAGGCAAACAGAAAGCATTTTCAACCTGCAGTTCTCACCTTCTTGTGGTGGGGACATTTTACGGGACACTGATAGCTAAATACATGATACCCTCCAAAGGACACTCTTTGCTTATCAATAAGTTTGTATCCTTACTTCACACTGTGTTTACTCCTTTATTTAACCCTATTATATATAGTCTGAGGAACCAAGATATCAGGACAGCACTTCGAAAACCTTTTTAG